The Thiohalobacter sp. genome includes the window TCTCCCGGCGCGCGGTACAGGGCCTGGTTGTGACCGTACAGGCTCATGTACCCGTCACCGTGGTCGAGGATGAGCAGCAGGCCGAAGCCGCGCAGCCAGTCGGCGAAGGCCACACGCCCCGGCGCCACGGCGCGCACCTCGGTGCCCTCCGGTGCCGCGATCAGCACCCCGCGCCAGGTGAGGCCGCCGACGCCCCGCGATTGTCCGAAACGGGCCGCGATCCGCCCGGGAGACGGCCAGGGGAGCCGGCCGCGCAGGCTGGCGAAATCCAGACCACCGGCGGCCGCCTCGGCCTCGTCGAGGGCGCGCCGCAGATCTTTCAGCAGACGCTGCAGCCGCTGCTCGTCCCGGGTCAGCCGGTCCAGGCGCCGGCCCTGGTCGCGCAAGGCATCGCGCACCCGCATCAGCAGCGCGGCGCGCTCGGCGCGGCGCGCTTCCAGCTCGTTCAGGGTGACGGCGCGCGCCTTGCGGTTGTCCTCCAGCCGGGCAAGCGTTGCCGAAATGTCGGCCTCGAGCGTGTGCAGACGC containing:
- a CDS encoding murein hydrolase activator EnvC family protein → RAEARAQLDRQTVALREQVRSAYVLGRQARIKLLLSQEDPQRLGRTLVYFDYLNRVRAERIREVDALLQRLHTLEADISATLARLEDNRKARAVTLNELEARRAERAALLMRVRDALRDQGRRLDRLTRDEQRLQRLLKDLRRALDEAEAAAGGLDFASLRGRLPWPSPGRIAARFGQSRGVGGLTWRGVLIAAPEGTEVRAVAPGRVAFADWLRGFGLLLILDHGDGYMSLYGHNQALYRAPGDWVAAGEVIAGAGDTGGAEQPGVYFELRRNGKPVNPLKWCAGRPVALQAAR